A genomic region of Methanomassiliicoccus sp. contains the following coding sequences:
- a CDS encoding TIM barrel protein, with translation MIRFGPAGIPLSCKGRTLRDGIEDVHGLGLNAMEVQMVRVNVIERFPDEEEVGLTPMDVESDLIMEIVRTKNKKEVRLTQPKEKIKEDDTLITLASGIAQNFMELKELGRMGKEMDVQLSMHTPYYMDLASNTELTARCMDNIRWAGTMTDQMDGCLVVTHLGLAPNKSKKQAKKNITENISSIMDWWKDNGLKPRLGFETSGRQEVFGSLDEVLEMCDDIEGTVPVINFAHVHARDEGTLREPQDFGKLLDKVRDYIDGHFYTHFSGVEHEGGNEKRITPIKKGDLKFEPLADYLAEENPNITIISSSPLLEHDAMYMKVIYERVLTKRVAKETRGKKSDKGKDEDPELDIDEDDGVEYDVEIDEVEEDQDVLETAPRPRVEKKAPAEKQTPSAKPKSEKTKPAAKQPAKAPAKAPAKPATSTKKKR, from the coding sequence ATGATTCGATTTGGCCCAGCGGGCATTCCACTCTCTTGCAAGGGCAGGACCCTCCGTGATGGCATCGAGGACGTCCACGGGCTAGGCCTTAATGCCATGGAGGTCCAGATGGTGAGGGTCAACGTCATCGAGCGTTTCCCCGACGAAGAGGAGGTCGGGCTCACCCCCATGGACGTGGAGAGCGACCTCATCATGGAGATCGTCCGGACCAAGAACAAAAAGGAGGTCCGGCTCACTCAGCCTAAGGAGAAGATCAAGGAGGACGATACCCTCATCACCCTGGCATCAGGCATAGCGCAGAACTTCATGGAGCTCAAGGAGCTGGGCCGCATGGGTAAGGAGATGGATGTGCAGCTGTCCATGCACACCCCCTACTACATGGACCTCGCCAGCAACACCGAGCTGACGGCCCGCTGCATGGATAACATCCGGTGGGCCGGCACCATGACCGACCAGATGGACGGATGCCTGGTGGTGACGCACCTGGGGCTGGCGCCGAACAAGAGCAAGAAGCAGGCCAAGAAGAACATCACCGAGAACATCTCCTCCATCATGGACTGGTGGAAGGACAACGGCCTCAAGCCCCGTCTGGGTTTCGAGACCAGCGGCAGGCAGGAGGTGTTCGGCTCCTTGGACGAGGTTCTGGAGATGTGCGACGACATCGAGGGGACGGTACCTGTCATCAACTTCGCCCACGTGCATGCCCGGGATGAGGGCACTCTCCGGGAGCCACAGGATTTCGGCAAACTCCTGGATAAGGTCCGGGACTATATCGATGGTCACTTCTACACTCACTTTTCCGGTGTCGAGCACGAGGGAGGGAACGAGAAGAGGATCACCCCCATCAAGAAAGGGGACCTCAAGTTCGAGCCTCTGGCGGACTACCTTGCAGAGGAGAACCCGAACATCACCATCATATCCTCATCCCCATTGCTCGAGCATGACGCCATGTATATGAAGGTCATCTACGAGCGGGTCCTGACCAAGAGGGTGGCCAAGGAGACCAGGGGCAAGAAGTCCGATAAGGGCAAGGATGAGGACCCGGAACTTGACATAGATGAGGATGATGGGGTGGAGTACGACGTCGAGATCGATGAGGTGGAGGAGGACCAGGATGTTCTGGAGACCGCACCCCGACCCCGCGTAGAGAAGAAGGCTCCTGCAGAAAAGCAGACGCCAAGCGCCAAGCCCAAGAGCGAGAAGACGAAGCCGGCCGCCAAGCAGCCGGCAAAAGCGCCCGCCAAGGCCCCAGCCAAGCCTGCTACCTCCACCAAGAAGAAGCGGTGA
- a CDS encoding SIS domain-containing protein: MLEALSRVSPSEVDAAIEAFAAAKKIFIYGVGRSGLVGQAFAVRLVQMGFDVHFVGDMTTPFVNNTDVVIIVSNTGETMSVVQTANIVRRVGAKVIGVTSNPNSKLGHASNIVLEVGQVKDEQKKRLAPLGTIFEDAALVMFDSMVPMIMERMDQNEASLRRRHAIWV, translated from the coding sequence ATGCTCGAGGCCCTCTCCCGCGTGAGCCCCTCCGAGGTGGATGCGGCTATAGAGGCCTTCGCCGCGGCCAAGAAGATCTTCATCTATGGGGTGGGAAGGTCCGGCCTGGTGGGTCAGGCGTTCGCCGTCCGCCTGGTGCAGATGGGGTTCGATGTCCACTTCGTCGGTGACATGACCACTCCCTTCGTCAACAACACCGATGTCGTCATAATCGTCTCCAACACCGGGGAGACGATGTCCGTTGTCCAGACCGCCAACATCGTCCGCAGGGTGGGGGCCAAGGTCATCGGTGTGACCTCCAATCCAAACTCCAAGCTAGGGCATGCTTCGAACATCGTCCTGGAGGTGGGCCAGGTGAAGGACGAACAGAAGAAGCGGCTGGCCCCGCTGGGAACAATCTTCGAGGACGCGGCCCTGGTGATGTTCGACTCCATGGTGCCTATGATAATGGAGAGGATGGACCAGAACGAAGCTTCCCTGAGAAGGCGGCACGCCATCTGGGTGTGA
- a CDS encoding ubiquitin-conjugating enzyme E2 gives MALPSDILLARLRNEIRACARYITSSPDLRSSREVIFPIDIEVELLKVPGPCVEGDRVVQRYSHRLRISIGRDYPFVKPHIAWLTPIFHPNIMMPEDGGYVCTKLLEDWSFNSTMISFIKGVESLVTTPNPSSPFGTDSCTAAAEYFNNGERRLPPMLSAPVPRVVGRE, from the coding sequence GTGGCCCTCCCCTCTGACATCCTGCTGGCAAGGTTGCGGAACGAGATCAGGGCGTGCGCGAGGTACATCACCTCCTCCCCCGATCTCCGCAGCTCCAGAGAGGTCATCTTCCCCATCGATATAGAGGTGGAGCTGCTGAAGGTTCCCGGACCCTGCGTCGAGGGGGATCGTGTCGTTCAGAGGTACAGCCACCGCCTGCGCATCAGCATCGGCAGGGATTATCCGTTCGTCAAGCCGCACATCGCCTGGCTGACGCCGATATTCCACCCCAACATCATGATGCCCGAGGATGGTGGCTACGTCTGCACCAAGCTGCTGGAGGATTGGAGCTTCAACTCCACCATGATCTCGTTCATAAAGGGAGTGGAGTCCCTGGTCACCACCCCCAATCCCAGCAGCCCGTTCGGAACGGACAGCTGCACGGCGGCAGCGGAGTATTTCAACAACGGTGAGAGAAGGTTGCCGCCCATGCTCTCCGCCCCTGTGCCTAGGGTGGTGGGTCGGGAATGA
- a CDS encoding ThiF family adenylyltransferase: MTVIRAREGDEDRWDRSRRIKWMDMEKLRSSSFLVVGAGALGNEVVKDLILSGARKITLVDMDHVVRSNLNRCIFFREGDSEARRPKAEVVAERVRELDPSVDIDPVVGKVEDLPEDSWGEHSIVLGCLDNVAARLHVNSFSYFNMMPYIDGGTNGHAGRVQVILPPSTPCLQCGLNRSHYRILERRNSCTGTEMTYFQPKMAAEITTTAMVAAVQVREALKIVSGRDDSIIRNVLHLNGLHNTWEVLEASFDPLCPLHHMGHE; the protein is encoded by the coding sequence ATGACGGTGATACGGGCCAGAGAGGGGGACGAGGACCGCTGGGATCGTTCCCGGCGCATCAAGTGGATGGACATGGAGAAGTTGCGGTCCTCCAGTTTTCTGGTGGTCGGCGCTGGGGCCTTGGGCAACGAGGTGGTAAAGGACCTGATTCTGTCCGGCGCCCGCAAGATAACCTTGGTGGACATGGACCATGTGGTGCGTTCCAACCTCAACCGCTGCATCTTCTTCAGAGAAGGTGACAGCGAGGCAAGGAGGCCCAAAGCAGAGGTGGTCGCCGAGAGGGTTCGGGAGCTGGATCCTAGCGTGGATATCGATCCCGTGGTGGGAAAGGTGGAGGACCTTCCCGAAGATTCATGGGGTGAGCATAGCATAGTTCTAGGGTGCCTGGATAATGTGGCTGCGCGCCTACATGTCAACTCCTTCTCGTATTTCAACATGATGCCGTACATCGATGGTGGCACCAACGGACATGCGGGCAGGGTGCAGGTCATACTTCCCCCGTCCACTCCCTGCCTGCAGTGCGGCCTCAACCGCAGCCACTACAGGATATTAGAGCGAAGGAACTCATGCACTGGAACAGAGATGACCTACTTCCAGCCAAAGATGGCAGCGGAGATCACAACCACGGCCATGGTGGCGGCGGTACAGGTGCGTGAGGCTCTCAAGATCGTGAGCGGTCGAGATGATTCGATCATCAGGAACGTCCTTCATCTCAATGGGTTACATAACACCTGGGAAGTATTGGAGGCGTCCTTCGACCCCCTCTGTCCGCTCCATCATATGGGTCATGAATAA
- a CDS encoding response regulator yields the protein MDDPVRLTARILVMDDEESILDVTSEILRVFGYEVGVATSGEMALKMYQEAMDEGNRYDIVIMDLTVPMGMGGGEAIIELLKIDPQAKAIVSTGLVDEPLVKNFRSYGFVGILPKPYRMQDLEKVVRAALSEPKERRDTTVPRTE from the coding sequence ATGGACGATCCAGTTAGGCTGACGGCAAGGATACTGGTCATGGACGACGAGGAGAGCATCCTAGACGTGACCAGCGAGATCCTCCGCGTGTTCGGTTATGAAGTAGGGGTAGCTACCTCGGGAGAGATGGCCCTAAAGATGTACCAGGAGGCCATGGATGAGGGGAACCGCTACGACATTGTCATCATGGACCTGACCGTTCCCATGGGGATGGGAGGGGGCGAGGCCATAATAGAGCTTCTGAAGATCGATCCTCAGGCCAAAGCCATCGTCTCTACCGGCCTCGTGGATGAGCCCTTGGTCAAGAACTTCCGATCCTACGGCTTCGTGGGCATACTGCCCAAACCCTACCGCATGCAGGACCTGGAGAAGGTCGTCCGTGCCGCCCTGAGCGAGCCCAAGGAAAGAAGGGACACTACCGTCCCCAGAACAGAATAG
- a CDS encoding tryptophan--tRNA ligase, translating into MNEDFKVTPWEVSGEIDYDLLVEKFGTKKIDADLIDRLSQYAEPHPLLKRGVVYSHRDMEWILDRYEAGEPFYLYTGRGPSGNTHLGHLMPWIFTKYLQDTFKVPLYFQLTDDEKYLFNDNLELQDTRDMAYQNLLDVIALGFEPELTRIFIDTEFIHSLYPLALRVAKRITFSTARAVFGFDNSNNIGSIFYTSIQSAPAFLGSVLAGKNVPCLIPCGIDQDPHFRVARDIAPTLGYYKPALLHNKMFPGLQGTDKMSSSQPNSTIYTTDPPKLVRKKIMSAFTGGAVSVEEQRKSGGKPEVCSVFKYKLYLFEKDDQKLAELYDKCRKGEILCGECKKGLADVIVPFIEEHQRKREEAKERVEEFMLRDCGRA; encoded by the coding sequence ATGAACGAGGACTTCAAGGTGACGCCCTGGGAGGTTAGCGGTGAGATCGACTACGACCTTCTGGTGGAGAAGTTTGGTACCAAGAAGATCGATGCGGACCTCATCGACCGCCTGTCCCAATACGCAGAGCCGCACCCTCTGCTGAAAAGGGGCGTGGTGTACTCCCACCGGGACATGGAATGGATCCTGGACCGCTACGAAGCAGGAGAGCCTTTCTATCTATACACCGGCCGGGGACCTTCCGGTAACACTCACCTCGGTCACCTCATGCCATGGATATTCACCAAATACCTGCAGGACACCTTCAAAGTGCCCCTGTACTTCCAGCTCACTGACGACGAGAAATACCTCTTCAACGACAATCTCGAACTCCAGGACACCCGCGACATGGCCTACCAGAACCTCCTTGACGTCATCGCCCTGGGCTTCGAGCCTGAGCTGACCAGAATATTCATTGACACCGAGTTCATCCACTCCCTCTATCCGCTGGCGCTGAGAGTGGCCAAGCGCATCACCTTCTCCACCGCACGGGCGGTCTTCGGCTTCGACAATTCCAACAATATTGGGAGCATATTCTATACCAGCATTCAGTCCGCGCCCGCATTCCTGGGCTCTGTTCTCGCGGGCAAGAACGTCCCCTGCCTCATCCCCTGCGGGATCGACCAGGACCCCCATTTCCGGGTGGCCCGAGACATCGCGCCAACGCTCGGTTACTACAAACCAGCGCTTTTGCACAACAAGATGTTCCCCGGCCTGCAGGGCACGGACAAGATGTCCTCCTCCCAGCCCAACAGCACCATATACACCACCGACCCTCCCAAGCTGGTCCGCAAGAAGATCATGTCCGCTTTCACCGGGGGCGCGGTCTCGGTGGAGGAGCAGCGCAAGAGCGGCGGGAAGCCCGAGGTATGTTCCGTCTTCAAGTACAAGCTATACTTGTTCGAGAAGGACGACCAGAAGCTCGCCGAGCTCTATGATAAATGCAGGAAGGGGGAGATCCTGTGCGGCGAGTGCAAGAAGGGCCTTGCGGACGTCATAGTCCCGTTCATCGAAGAGCATCAGCGGAAGCGCGAGGAGGCTAAGGAGCGTGTCGAGGAGTTCATGTTACGGGACTGTGGGCGAGCTTAG
- the tsaA gene encoding tRNA (N6-threonylcarbamoyladenosine(37)-N6)-methyltransferase TrmO, with product MIGNVSEIEVCPDLEEGLYRLDDNKEILILFFFDRSEGFDLKVHPRGDPSEPLAGVFATRSPRRPNQIGVTSVRLLGVSGNILTVEGLDAWEGTPVLDIKPVRRRDELHMDRIRGKTN from the coding sequence GTGATAGGAAACGTCAGCGAGATAGAGGTCTGCCCAGACCTGGAGGAAGGGCTCTACCGCCTTGACGATAACAAGGAGATACTGATACTCTTTTTTTTTGACAGGAGCGAAGGCTTCGACCTCAAGGTACACCCTCGCGGCGATCCCTCCGAACCCCTAGCGGGCGTCTTCGCCACCCGAAGCCCCCGGCGCCCCAACCAGATAGGTGTCACCTCCGTGCGACTACTGGGGGTAAGCGGCAATATCCTTACCGTCGAGGGTCTGGACGCATGGGAGGGGACACCGGTCCTGGACATAAAGCCGGTACGACGCCGGGATGAATTGCACATGGACAGGATCAGAGGAAAGACTAATTAG
- a CDS encoding phenylalanine--tRNA ligase subunit alpha, which yields MNTSEILEGLSANEARLMLALNRLNGRADPEEIFKAGSFGQLVEVMNAASWLQSKGALQISEVARKVYSLKSREAIEKGLPERRALRLLDQKGGEMDMKDLSMAVGKEEVSIALGWLRKKNLAAIRKEGGSTIITITDNGRSMLEREMDDERTLAALAEGEMPEDRLDKATIASLKSRQDLVVERLLIDRTLEMTALGRELVEMGLQVKEEVAQLTPELIQTGKWRDVTIRKYDVRSFAPAIYPGKKHPLTRVADEIRKIFVDMGFQEIDEEYVQPAFWNMDALFTPQDHPARELQDTFYLKRPDHLQLEDEAIIDRVCDMHECGGDTGSLGWRYKWCRGESERALLRTHTTVNTIRHLWKHPQPPVKVFSLSKVFRNESIDATHLPEFGQIEGIVMEEDASFDMLCGVIKEFYGRMGFKDIRFRPGYFPYVEPGLEVEVRFKNSWMELGGAGVFRPEVTEPFGIKHPVLAWGLGFERLAMLRWNLKDLRDLYISDVDLLRTSPLI from the coding sequence ATGAACACCTCGGAGATCCTCGAGGGGCTGTCCGCCAACGAAGCCCGCCTGATGCTGGCACTGAACCGCCTCAACGGCCGCGCCGATCCGGAGGAGATCTTTAAAGCGGGAAGCTTCGGCCAGCTGGTCGAGGTGATGAACGCGGCATCCTGGTTGCAGTCCAAGGGCGCCTTGCAGATCTCAGAGGTGGCCAGGAAGGTCTACTCGCTTAAGTCCCGTGAGGCCATAGAGAAGGGGCTGCCGGAGCGCAGAGCGCTGCGGCTTCTGGACCAGAAAGGCGGAGAGATGGACATGAAGGACCTGTCCATGGCCGTCGGTAAGGAGGAGGTGTCCATCGCCCTGGGGTGGCTGAGGAAGAAGAACCTCGCCGCCATCCGCAAGGAGGGCGGCAGCACCATCATCACCATCACCGACAACGGGCGTAGCATGCTCGAGCGGGAGATGGACGATGAGCGCACCCTGGCAGCGCTGGCCGAGGGGGAGATGCCCGAGGACCGGCTGGACAAGGCCACTATAGCCTCGCTCAAGTCCCGACAGGACCTCGTGGTGGAGCGTTTGCTCATCGACCGTACGTTGGAGATGACGGCCTTAGGCAGGGAGCTGGTGGAGATGGGGCTGCAGGTCAAGGAGGAGGTCGCCCAGCTGACCCCGGAGCTCATCCAGACCGGAAAGTGGAGGGATGTCACCATACGCAAGTACGATGTACGCTCCTTCGCCCCGGCGATATATCCAGGTAAGAAGCATCCCCTGACCCGGGTCGCCGATGAGATACGCAAGATCTTCGTGGACATGGGATTCCAGGAGATCGACGAGGAGTACGTGCAGCCTGCCTTCTGGAACATGGACGCCCTGTTCACACCCCAGGACCACCCGGCGAGGGAGCTGCAGGATACCTTCTACCTCAAGAGGCCTGACCACCTGCAGCTGGAGGACGAGGCGATAATCGACCGCGTATGCGATATGCACGAGTGCGGAGGCGATACTGGCTCTCTGGGGTGGAGGTACAAGTGGTGCCGCGGGGAGTCGGAACGTGCGTTGCTGCGCACGCACACCACGGTCAACACCATCCGCCACCTGTGGAAGCACCCCCAGCCACCGGTCAAGGTGTTCTCCCTGAGCAAGGTGTTCAGGAACGAGTCCATCGATGCCACCCACCTCCCGGAGTTCGGGCAGATCGAAGGCATCGTCATGGAGGAGGACGCTTCCTTCGACATGCTGTGCGGCGTCATCAAGGAGTTCTATGGGCGCATGGGCTTCAAGGACATCCGCTTCCGGCCGGGCTACTTCCCCTACGTGGAGCCGGGACTGGAGGTGGAGGTGCGCTTCAAGAACAGCTGGATGGAGCTGGGCGGAGCGGGAGTGTTCCGCCCCGAGGTCACCGAACCCTTCGGAATTAAGCATCCGGTGCTGGCCTGGGGCCTGGGCTTCGAGAGGCTGGCCATGCTGCGCTGGAACCTCAAGGACCTTCGGGACCTGTACATCAGTGATGTGGACCTGCTCAGAACGTCCCCGTTAATTTAA
- a CDS encoding tetratricopeptide repeat protein, translating to MAASLTVGERIIFHLSQYTKYHDSYDVPIDISQDGIAAALRISRAHAALELKKLKDSKDVAERLSHIKKGRTKRKAYFLTPQGEKKAKEIMQYADVNAIDLTPFQDIRKCKGPELWDALDDKFKPVVAMSCVFRKPFRREVLPDIATSLLPVDERGMVDLPLELKEYVVSVTDPEKLKDYHSFAVDYWLHWDDLKEVLYHLVCSKRFADAEILVFHHAKELLISPDEDLLEAVSNIRDVTKGYSGLVHYVQAETARRVGKHEYCLIVCKCMEASSIPSERFDGYMIEGLLNMDKKEYALAYRAFIRARGVYDDHINTALECHIAESLIRNGDYHEPREILERLLSRRFEEPEEEARAYYLLGVIALKTGEDDEALRMFALSRNAMNTKQTELYNKISEMYYSIGNRDRSLEYALKANNLKLTGTF from the coding sequence ATGGCAGCATCGTTGACGGTAGGTGAACGGATAATCTTCCACTTGTCGCAGTACACGAAATACCACGATTCGTACGATGTACCTATAGACATAAGCCAGGATGGCATCGCCGCCGCCCTCCGCATCTCCCGCGCCCATGCCGCTCTGGAGCTGAAGAAGCTCAAGGACTCCAAGGATGTCGCAGAGCGCCTGTCCCACATCAAGAAAGGGAGGACCAAGAGGAAGGCCTACTTCCTAACCCCTCAGGGAGAGAAGAAGGCCAAGGAGATTATGCAGTATGCGGATGTCAATGCCATCGACCTTACCCCATTCCAGGACATCCGTAAATGCAAGGGCCCGGAGCTATGGGACGCCCTCGATGACAAGTTCAAGCCGGTGGTGGCGATGTCCTGCGTGTTCCGTAAGCCCTTCCGGAGGGAGGTACTTCCGGACATCGCCACGTCCCTCCTGCCGGTGGACGAGCGGGGGATGGTGGACCTGCCCCTGGAGCTCAAGGAATATGTGGTCAGCGTCACCGATCCCGAGAAGCTCAAGGACTACCACAGCTTCGCTGTCGACTACTGGCTCCACTGGGACGATCTCAAGGAGGTGCTTTACCACCTGGTGTGCTCTAAGCGGTTCGCGGACGCGGAGATACTGGTCTTCCATCATGCCAAGGAGCTCCTCATATCACCGGACGAGGACCTGCTGGAGGCGGTGTCCAACATACGCGATGTCACCAAGGGATACAGCGGCCTGGTCCATTATGTGCAGGCGGAGACCGCGCGCCGAGTGGGTAAGCACGAGTACTGCCTCATCGTCTGCAAGTGCATGGAGGCGTCCAGCATACCCTCGGAGAGGTTCGACGGATACATGATCGAGGGGCTCCTGAACATGGACAAGAAGGAGTACGCCCTCGCCTACCGCGCCTTCATCCGCGCCCGTGGGGTGTACGATGATCACATAAACACAGCCCTGGAGTGTCATATCGCGGAGTCCCTGATCCGCAACGGTGATTACCACGAGCCCCGGGAGATCCTGGAGCGGCTGTTGAGTCGCAGGTTCGAGGAGCCCGAGGAAGAGGCACGGGCATACTATCTGCTGGGGGTCATCGCCCTGAAGACGGGGGAGGACGACGAGGCCCTCCGCATGTTCGCCCTCAGCCGCAACGCCATGAACACCAAGCAGACCGAGCTATACAACAAGATCTCGGAGATGTACTACAGCATCGGCAACCGCGACAGGTCCCTAGAGTACGCCCTGAAGGCCAACAATCTTAAATTAACGGGGACGTTCTGA
- a CDS encoding tetratricopeptide repeat protein codes for MSSSLTVGERIVLQLAQYTRFIDSYDAPLDVSQDGIAAALRISRAHAAIELKKLKETGEVMEKLVHIKKGKTKRKVYFLTSPGEERARKIRQFADSEGIDVQPFLDLKKCKGPELWKGLSDEQRGVLAQACVFRRPFRRDALPETTVSLLPVSPEGMVDMPGELRAYVPTQVSPVLLRQYHSMAADYWLPLGQYRERLYHLMKAGRKREAEMLLASKGAASMGMPDRDLLDIVMAVSTDHERYRGRVLYAQAEVARRTGNHELALVKAKELCSSSSDKERHDGMIIEALVLREKGDHDGSVGLLKRAAEMVDSNEIELQCELSDTLIRAGRHTEAKELLERLLTQGGGDGEQLERIFFQLGTVSLCCGDAEGAVRCFSKSRGAARNKENGELYLRLSDAYGLMGMTEKAEEYAVRAKKVHTPNVSM; via the coding sequence ATGTCCAGCTCCCTGACCGTAGGAGAAAGGATAGTCCTGCAATTAGCACAGTATACGAGATTCATCGACAGCTACGACGCCCCGCTGGATGTCAGCCAGGACGGGATCGCGGCCGCCCTCCGTATCTCCCGCGCCCATGCCGCCATAGAGCTTAAGAAGCTGAAGGAAACGGGAGAGGTGATGGAAAAGCTGGTCCACATCAAGAAGGGCAAGACCAAGAGGAAGGTATATTTCCTGACATCCCCGGGGGAGGAGCGGGCCCGGAAGATCCGCCAGTTCGCTGACAGCGAGGGGATAGACGTCCAACCGTTCCTGGATCTAAAGAAGTGCAAGGGTCCAGAGCTATGGAAGGGACTCAGTGATGAGCAGAGGGGGGTTCTGGCCCAGGCCTGCGTGTTCCGTAGACCGTTCCGGAGGGACGCTCTCCCCGAGACCACTGTGTCCCTTCTGCCCGTCAGTCCTGAAGGGATGGTCGACATGCCAGGGGAACTGCGTGCCTACGTGCCGACGCAGGTGTCCCCGGTCCTTCTCAGACAGTACCACTCCATGGCCGCAGACTATTGGCTGCCTCTCGGTCAGTACCGTGAAAGACTGTACCACTTGATGAAAGCGGGCCGGAAGCGGGAGGCGGAGATGCTCCTGGCCTCCAAGGGAGCGGCGTCCATGGGCATGCCCGACAGGGACCTTCTGGACATAGTGATGGCAGTATCCACCGATCACGAGCGCTATCGCGGCCGGGTGCTGTACGCACAGGCGGAGGTGGCCCGCCGGACCGGGAACCATGAGCTGGCGCTAGTGAAGGCAAAGGAGCTTTGTAGCTCGTCTTCTGACAAAGAACGTCATGACGGCATGATAATAGAGGCCTTGGTACTGAGGGAGAAAGGAGACCACGATGGATCTGTGGGCCTCCTGAAACGGGCCGCGGAAATGGTGGACTCGAATGAGATCGAGCTACAGTGCGAGCTCTCCGATACCCTCATACGGGCGGGACGTCATACTGAGGCCAAGGAGCTGCTGGAAAGGCTGCTGACCCAGGGGGGTGGGGACGGGGAACAGCTGGAGCGGATATTCTTTCAGCTGGGCACGGTATCCCTGTGCTGCGGGGATGCCGAGGGGGCGGTTCGATGCTTCAGCAAGAGCCGGGGAGCGGCCCGCAACAAGGAGAATGGCGAGCTGTACCTTCGCCTCTCCGATGCCTACGGGCTGATGGGAATGACCGAGAAGGCCGAGGAATATGCGGTGCGCGCAAAAAAGGTGCACACCCCCAATGTATCCATGTGA
- a CDS encoding pyridoxamine 5'-phosphate oxidase family protein, whose translation MKMERDVIDFIKRNRPALVATVSPEGIPNVALKGSLTVLDEERLMYAELVEGRTSHNVVRHPEVAVVVQDHAGHGYQIKGRGHRDDDVSAYGLSCDVTSSIRMDLPPPQAVIVIDVTEVDALEPPHP comes from the coding sequence TTGAAGATGGAGAGAGATGTCATCGATTTCATCAAGAGAAACCGACCGGCCCTGGTGGCCACGGTGTCCCCTGAAGGCATCCCCAACGTCGCCCTGAAAGGAAGTCTTACCGTACTGGATGAGGAGAGGTTGATGTACGCGGAGCTCGTGGAAGGGAGAACGTCACACAACGTGGTCCGGCATCCGGAGGTGGCGGTGGTGGTCCAAGACCATGCTGGACACGGATATCAGATCAAGGGTCGTGGGCACCGCGACGACGATGTGTCCGCCTATGGGCTGTCCTGTGACGTCACCTCGTCCATCAGGATGGACCTGCCTCCTCCCCAGGCGGTCATAGTCATCGATGTCACCGAGGTTGATGCTCTGGAACCTCCGCACCCCTAG